One part of the Rutidosis leptorrhynchoides isolate AG116_Rl617_1_P2 chromosome 1, CSIRO_AGI_Rlap_v1, whole genome shotgun sequence genome encodes these proteins:
- the LOC139871404 gene encoding uncharacterized protein isoform X2, with protein MPSGAKKRKAAKKKQVHNPSTTNHNQGEKDVGELNSPTSQDPSIVVEKREDVSSDNKFKDANEIEIRSKSKSSSSSSSSDGSDDESNVADQTVVLESAPVESVPVVESLPETITPNVDPVKPVDSLLDEVSKVFDEIKNEEKKELVVDETPVVAEQTPVVVEEQTVVSEIVIKDDLPTSSVVVESVLNENEVEKLPVSVEKASLEFVDSSMLPKDSISQVNGADCANDADTIEHEQSDKQATVGSTPPLVQKTTSWKSCCGIFELFSGSQR; from the exons ATGCCATCAGGTGCTAAGAAGCGAAAAGCTGCCAAGAAGAAACAGGTTCACAACCCATCTACAACTAACCATAATCAAG GAGAGAAAGATGTTGGTGAACTTAATTCTCCAACTTCACAAGATCCTTCAATAGTGGTGGAGAAAAGAGAAGATGTTTCATCTGATAACAAATTTAAGGATGCTAATGAGATTGAAATAAGATCGAAATCAAAAAGTTCTAGTAGCTCGAGTTCTAGTGATGGTTCGGATGACGAGTCTAATGTGGCGGATCAAACAGTGGTTCTTGAATCTGCTCCAGTTGAATCAGTTCCGGTTGTTGAATCTTTGCCTGAAACGATTACTCCAAATGTTGATCCGGTTAAGCCTGTTGATTCATTGCTAGATGAGGTTtcaaaggtgtttgatgaaattaaGAACGAGGAGAAAAAAGAGTTAGTTGTGGACGAAACACCGGTGGTTGCTGAGCAAACGCCTGTAGTTGTAGAGGAACAAACGGTTGTTAGTGAAATTGTTATAAAGGATGATTTACCAACTTCTAGTGTAGTAGTTGAATCGGTATTGAATGAAAACGAGGTAGAAAAATTGCCCGTGTCGGTTGAAAAGGCTTCTTTGGAATTTGTAGATTCGTCTATGTTGCCCAAAGACTCGATTTCTCAGGTTAATGGTGCAGATTGTGCAAATGATGCTGATACAATTGAACATGAACAATCTGATAAGCAG GCTACCGTGGGTTCAACTCCACCATTAGTGCAAAAAACGACCTCGTGGAAGAGTTGCTGTGGAATATTTGAGTTGTTTTCTGGATCTCAGAGGTAA
- the LOC139871404 gene encoding uncharacterized protein isoform X1, which translates to MPSGAKKRKAAKKKQVHNPSTTNHNQGEKDVGELNSPTSQDPSIVVEKREDVSSDNKFKDANEIEIRSKSKSSSSSSSSDGSDDESNVADQTVVLESAPVESVPVVESLPETITPNVDPVKPVDSLLDEVSKVFDEIKNEEKKELVVDETPVVAEQTPVVVEEQTVVSEIVIKDDLPTSSVVVESVLNENEVEKLPVSVEKASLEFVDSSMLPKDSISQVNGADCANDADTIEHEQSDKQATVGSTPPLVQKTTSWKSCCGIFELFSGSQRN; encoded by the exons ATGCCATCAGGTGCTAAGAAGCGAAAAGCTGCCAAGAAGAAACAGGTTCACAACCCATCTACAACTAACCATAATCAAG GAGAGAAAGATGTTGGTGAACTTAATTCTCCAACTTCACAAGATCCTTCAATAGTGGTGGAGAAAAGAGAAGATGTTTCATCTGATAACAAATTTAAGGATGCTAATGAGATTGAAATAAGATCGAAATCAAAAAGTTCTAGTAGCTCGAGTTCTAGTGATGGTTCGGATGACGAGTCTAATGTGGCGGATCAAACAGTGGTTCTTGAATCTGCTCCAGTTGAATCAGTTCCGGTTGTTGAATCTTTGCCTGAAACGATTACTCCAAATGTTGATCCGGTTAAGCCTGTTGATTCATTGCTAGATGAGGTTtcaaaggtgtttgatgaaattaaGAACGAGGAGAAAAAAGAGTTAGTTGTGGACGAAACACCGGTGGTTGCTGAGCAAACGCCTGTAGTTGTAGAGGAACAAACGGTTGTTAGTGAAATTGTTATAAAGGATGATTTACCAACTTCTAGTGTAGTAGTTGAATCGGTATTGAATGAAAACGAGGTAGAAAAATTGCCCGTGTCGGTTGAAAAGGCTTCTTTGGAATTTGTAGATTCGTCTATGTTGCCCAAAGACTCGATTTCTCAGGTTAATGGTGCAGATTGTGCAAATGATGCTGATACAATTGAACATGAACAATCTGATAAGCAG GCTACCGTGGGTTCAACTCCACCATTAGTGCAAAAAACGACCTCGTGGAAGAGTTGCTGTGGAATATTTGAGTTGTTTTCTGGATCTCAGAG AAACTGA